The nucleotide sequence GCCCTGGGATTTAATGACAAATTGCATTAGATGAGACCGAAAAAACGTGCCCGAATCCGAGGCTTCTCCACGCACATTAACTTTTTCAATTAAGTTGTCGATCAAAAGGCGAATCCGGCGAAATTCAACAGACAGCTCGCTCACACAAGACACGCacatttaaatcaataaaaatcaATCATACGCAGTGCTGGCCGGGCAGGTAAGCTGGGCCAAAACGTGCAGCATAATTCAATTTACGGCACAAAATGCTGCCTTGCTGgcacaataaaaatgatagACATTTTGCCGCCAGAGTGTTGACTTTATGAAATTAAATTGCGAGCAGATAGGATACCATAAAAGAGAAGTAACCGCCGGCAGATGATGGTGAAAGCTTCTCACCTCGGCTGCCGAGCAATTAAACGAAACCGGAATTTATTAAATGAGCAGGCTCCAAAGTGCAATCTTCACTTCCAGTTCACTGGCCATTTAAAGACTGGCTTTAAGGCCCGTAGTCGTAAAATTTATGCATGCACTTGCCATAAATCTTGGTTTTATTTCGGGCCACCCTCACTCAACCGCAAGCCATATATTTCATAGAATATTAAATTGCAAGGCGAAAATCAATTTCCAGTTTGGTGTGTAATATGCAGGAATCTCCTACGGTTTTCTTGGCTGCCGAGCTCTTTTTCCACAGGTTCCTGTTTCCTATTCAATGTCCGCTGGCAGCTCAGGAAATTAAAAATCAGATCCTACAATATATAAAAAAGTACATGTGTTGGGGTCGGGAAAATTGCAGTATTAAATGTTTGCTGTTGCAGCAACTCAATCTTGTTGAAGGTGCAAATACCTCTCACATTTCAGCGACAGATGCTGACACATCCTGCAATCCAACAGCATTTCGCATTTGAAATGAGCAATAATGAAATACCGCACTTCTCCGACCCCTTCGCCACCGTCTTCGCTCACCTGcgatgccacgcccactttggCTCGACAAATCAGAAGTTTTGCGtagggaaaatggaaaaactTTCTCACGTACAAAATCTACTTTTCTATTACTTTTTTCTCTGTCTCTCCGTGTCTCTCCCTCTTATTTCGCCCACCACCCACACGATTTTCATGTTCAATTCTGCAACGTTGGCGCTTTTCCCGACTTTCTCCCTGTTACTTTCACTGTGCCGGCACGTTGTATTCAATTTGTTTTGGTAACAGCTTGGCGCAAGttctattaaataataaagtcGATTTGCACGATGTTCACAAAGGGAAATGGCAGCGGGCCACCGAAGGCTTTCTTTTTCCCTATTATTGTTATTCAATGCAAATCGCTGCCAAGTTTCTGCGAGGAATATAAAATACGTACCCCCAAATCCTGTTAACTTTTGAAAGAAATTTAAAGGATCTTATTGCCGAAAATGGACTTAACTACCAGTATAAGCTGGTTTTGTTTGAAAGCAGAAATGAGAGAAATTAGGAAAGCATTGAATGCCAAACGGAAAGGCACACATTGCAAGTTGAGTATAAAGGACTCTCTCTCTGGTGAACTTTATACAAAAAATCCTCTTAGattactttaatttttaagataattatttgaaatttttctGAAAATGGGTAAacatacattttaataaaaaatggctttgtttaaaaaagttacttattaattttattcttagaacaattctataagaaaatattaattaaaattttatctcataagtattttaaattaaaaaagccAAGGATACTAAATTCTTCTTTCATATTCCCCTTCACAAAATCCTAAAAGTTCACAAAGCGTAACGCATTTTCAAAAACCCTAACGAAAAAGGGAAAGCTGAAACCCTCGCCACATTTTAAGGCTGACCGAGAATTCTCATTTGAAGAGCTTTATTTTGTCTTCATTGcttaattaaaaacataaatatggAAGAGCGTATAAAGTGACCGCCATATGGGCAGCAGGTCCGCCGAAaagcacacaaacacacacagaaTGGGGGAATGCCAGCCACTCACTCATAAATTCACGAGCACAGaagcaatttaattaaaattaatgtaTTTGCCACTCTCTTTTTTGGGGGAAAACCCTTCTCGTCTCGCCCGACTCGATTTTGATGGCTGCTTATTTTTGGACCGGCTCGTCTCGGAATGCAGGAAAAAGGCCATGGTCAGCATGGAGGGGCAGTTTCTGGTGCGACAAATTTACGACGATGAAATAACATACAATCTAATTGGAGCAGCTGTCGAGATCCTCAGTAAGTAGTGAGTAAGCATATGTGGGTCAGCTCGCTAATGTGATTCCCCCGCTCTTTTCATCCCCAAAGACATTCCCGCAGATGACATCCTGGAGCTTTTCGGCAAGACCTTCTTCGAGTTCTGCCAGGACTCGGGCTACGATAAGATCCTGCAAGTGCTGGGCGCCACGCCACGGGATTTCCTCCAGGTACTTTCGGCCCTATTtactatatacatatacacacAGTTAACTTAATTGAAGGCCATTTCACACCCATCTACCATGCATCTGCGGCACAATTGCATTGGCCAATCGACTTTCAAGTCATTTTTCATGCTGCTCCCTTGGCAGTTTCCCAGTTTTCCAGTCTCGGCTTCATCGAGTTCGACATTCGCCATCATTGATAAGCATTAAGTATTTTGCTTGAGCGCACACATCGCCCACTCAAACCCAGACCGTAACCCATTTCCCTGGACGCCTTTTGTTGCACTCACATTcgatttattttcaattttccaCATTTTTCACCGCAAATGCTCCTCGAATCCTTTGTCATAATGaaaaatgaaattgaattttttcGTCTGCACCATCACCACCgcaacatcaacaacaacaaagccCCACACAGAGAACAAATACCACACACATTGGCCATCAATTCACTCTGAATTCCTCAGTCAGCatgatttttcaaaaatatttcggatatttttcaaaatatttattaattaggTTTTTATGCTGAACTGTACAATATGTTTAAAGACACTTTCACTCTATAAACAGGgctttaaataattaaattaaataaaatatttgaatcaAATCAGTTTAAATTTATGATTGAAACATAATTTAAAGGTTCCCAAAAATGTTATAGTATTCTAGTATCTCTTGATATTGTTCTGTTCTCACTTAGCATCTtaacattttgatatgatatgGGGCTCtataaatttcattttttcaaCCCTCTGAATTACTTCCATACCACCGTACTTATGTTGTTTTCCGGCTTTTCTCCCTGTGCATCAATCAGAATCTGGACGCCCTGCACGACCACCTGGGCACCCTGTACCCCGGAATGCGGGCCCCCTCCTTCCGCTGCACGGAGAAGGATGGCGAGCTGCTGCTCCACTACTACTCGGAGCGGCCTGGCCTCGAGCACATAGTCATCGGCATCGTCAAGGTGAGATATATGTACATGGCCAGTCCCATTGCGATGCCCCATCGGGGACCCATTGACGCCTCCGCCCCGGCCTTATATCGGTTCCATCTTGTATCTCCCGCTCACAGGCCGTTGCATCCAAGCTGCATGGCGTCGAGGTGGAAATCGACATTGTCAAGCGCAAGGGAGAGCCCATCGACGAGGCCGAAAAGGAGCGGGCCATCGCCCGGGAAAATCAGCAACTGCAGGAGGACTCCATGGCCGCCACCACGACCACGACGACGGGATCGGGCACGGTTGTCCTGGCTCCTTCGACGGATGCCGAGCGAAACAATAATCACAATGGCGGCAATGGCGGCGGCAATAATGGAATGGCCAACAACGCCAACAACGGCAACCCCGTCAACGTGAATAACAACAACGATGGCCAACAGATTGCCAGCGAGACAGGTAACATAAAAGCCAGAAAAAATAGTCGCCGCGATTAACATATTGCGGAATTCAGAGAGCTGGAATGACAATAAATGTAAATTGTATCGACTGCCcggcatttatttattcatttatttgtaCCACCCACGGATATAATAACGAGAAAACTTTGTGACATTGCTCTGATTTTAATACAATTTGATGGCTTCGTTTGGCTTTGCTTTTTTTGACCGGCAGGAGTATAAATTCCCCTATGGCGAAATGTATTATTTAGGAGCTAGAAGCCATTTTTGTGAAATGAAAtgcaattatttttatacaattaAGTATCGGAAAACTGACAGCCTTTCAGACTAAAATACATAGAATTCTCTGAACAACTGGATTTATCGAATTATGTTAAAGCTCACAAAAAATGCGCATGGCTTTGACTAGAGCCCACGtttattagatttgttttgTTAATTAACAAACCAACTTTACTAGGCTCACAGCTTGACCTAATAAAACTTTCACATACGCACGTGCCTTAAATCTctattcattttaaattttaaatttattaaaatgggTCAAAAGTGTCATTGACGTATATTCTatctatattttatttgtttctatTATAAATGCTAATAGTCGAAGGCCTCCGCAGCCAGTGCTCGGAAATTTAGTATTAAGTTTAACATTGTATGATAAgcttaatttgttaaataaataaatgctattttgtttttagatcCCGCCATAGCGCTAAACACATGCCCGATTGCCCAGGACAGCTTCGATTGCGATGGCGACAAGGAGCAGAAGTGTTTGCGACTGCTGAAGAACAAAAGCGACGACATCGAGCGGTACGACCACGTGCAGTTCCTGATACGGGAGATCAACGTGGCGGCCAAGTCGCAGGTGGATGCCAAGAAGGACGAGGTGCCCGATGACATGGAGTTCCTCTGCGAAGGTGAGTGTGTGCCACTCAAACTAATTACCTGGCCAGTCAGGATGCAAGTGCTGACCCACCTTCACCACACTCCACAGCTCCACTCATATCGCCCGCCACATTCTGCAAGGTGTTCCCCTTCCACCTGATGTTCGATAGGCAGATGAAAATCGTTCAGGCCGGCAAGGCTGTGTCCCGAGTAATTCCCAGGTGAGTCCTTGCCAGCGGTTTGCAGTTTACGGTTTACAGTCGCCATTTACTTGTGAGCCATTGTTTGCGATTAGTGGCCATTAGCTGGAATGTCGGGGCCATCCTCCTAAGTGAGGCGCTCGGATTTGCCTCTCCCCTTTCACTTACTCGAGCACTGGGAGAAATGCGTTTgctgaaatttaatttaatcataaaaaatatttaaaatgataatattaattttatacaTTCCAATTTATGAATTTGAAAACACTTATAAAACCGTCTAAAAGCATGCAATGAAAATAACACCTCCATATTTCAGTATGAGTACTTGACACACTCATATTctatagcatacttttagacaccttaaTAGTACATTCAAgtaattttgtatttataatttcaattatttcCAGAGTCGCCGAGGAGAACTGCTCCCTGATAGAGGTGGTGGAGGCCATCCGGCCGCACCTGCAGCTCAACTTCGAGAACATCCTGTCCCACATAAACACCATCTATGTCCTGCAGACACGTCAGGGGGCCATGAGCAGCCGGCACGAGCAGCGCTTTCTGAGACTGAAGGTGAGCATTGGCCCAAAGGCCATCAAAGTGTCTGGAACGGTTATGAAAATCCTGGATCCGAATGGACCCTTACGCACAGCCTCCCCGTGGGCATTAAACTTAATGCTTGGCCTGCCACAGAGTACGGcgtaaaaatcaattttattgCACTGACTACACCTACGCCCTCCCGAAAATACCGAAAATAACGGGCACTTCTTTTGTGTGCTCCATAGGGACAAATGATGTACATTCCGGAAACGGATCGGATTCTGTTTCAGTGCTACCCCAGTGTCATGAATCTGGACGATCTGACCAAGTGAGTATGAATTCCTGGAAAGTATGAAAACACTCATAAATCTCTGTCAGATTGTAAGCCGAGATTTATTCTGAAAATATACTCTTCTAAAAATGTTACCAAAATATAAATTGTTCTTTGGTGGGTAATGTAAAATGTAGGCCCCTATTAAAGACATTAGCTCCTAAATGTGATATTAGGCAATAACCTTAAGGCTTTATACACGCACTcaaattgaaacaaatgcGCCTTCAGCTGCCCAAATTTATGGGTGacattaaaaatgtttccTCCTTGCTGTATTTCACTTTGCCCAGCTTCTATTTGCTGCCAGGCGATTCCAAAAAGTCTTAAGTAAAACAAAATGCGTgtcattttttcattttacaCCCACGCACCTCATCTTTGAACTCGCCGTTGAACGTGGAATGTGTCCTCACATCCTTTTTCTCCGCAGGAAGGGGCTCTACATCTCGGATGTGCCGCTGCACGACGCTGCCAGGGATTTGGTCCTGCTCTCCGAGAAGTTCGAGGCGGAGTACAAGCTCACCAAGAACCTGGAAATGCTCACCGACAAGCTGCAGCAGACCTTCCGGGATCTGGAGAGCGAGAAGCAGAAGACCGACAGGTAAATGACAAATGACAGCACCGACTCCTTAATGGCGCGCAATTCTCTCAGGCGCGAAATTGAAATTACTTTTCCATGTTTCTGTTTCTGCTCCTGCATTCTTTCATCCTGCTCGGTTCTGTCCTGAATGTCCTGCACAGGCTGCTCTATTCAGTGCTGCCAAAGTCGGTGGCCAATGAGTTACGACATCAGCGTCCAGTGCCGCCCAAACGGTAAGAGAAAGTCAATTTACCTTTATCCTCATGGGAAACAGTGCACAGTGGGAAAAGCAGGTGTAAAAgttctataaaaaatatatagaaaatTCGTGGTCATTCAGGGGTACGAATTAAAAGTATAGAAACTTAGAAGTATTCTTGTTTGTCAAATCGAAAAACTTTTCTTAAATAATTTATGggatttataaaatttaaaaaaatgtattgagctttaaatacatagaaataTTATGACGTAACTCTACACTTGCAGTCAGAATTTTTGTTAGGAACTTACTCACATTTTCCTTCCCaatttttctctgtgcaaTCCCTCTCCACTTGCTGGAAA is from Drosophila suzukii chromosome 3, CBGP_Dsuzu_IsoJpt1.0, whole genome shotgun sequence and encodes:
- the Gycbeta100B gene encoding guanylate cyclase soluble subunit beta-1 — protein: MYGFVNYALELLVLKHFGEEIWEKIKKKAMVSMEGQFLVRQIYDDEITYNLIGAAVEILNIPADDILELFGKTFFEFCQDSGYDKILQVLGATPRDFLQNLDALHDHLGTLYPGMRAPSFRCTEKDGELLLHYYSERPGLEHIVIGIVKAVASKLHGVEVEIDIVKRKGEPIDEAEKERAIARENQQLQEDSMAATTTTTTGSGTVVLAPSTDAERNNNHNGGNGGGNNGMANNANNGNPVNVNNNNDGQQIASETDPAIALNTCPIAQDSFDCDGDKEQKCLRLLKNKSDDIERYDHVQFLIREINVAAKSQVDAKKDEVPDDMEFLCEAPLISPATFCKVFPFHLMFDRQMKIVQAGKAVSRVIPRVAEENCSLIEVVEAIRPHLQLNFENILSHINTIYVLQTRQGAMSSRHEQRFLRLKGQMMYIPETDRILFQCYPSVMNLDDLTKKGLYISDVPLHDAARDLVLLSEKFEAEYKLTKNLEMLTDKLQQTFRDLESEKQKTDRLLYSVLPKSVANELRHQRPVPPKRYDSVTLMFSGIVGFGQYCAANTDPDGAMKIVKMLNELYTVFDALTDSKRNLNVYKVETVGDKYMAVSGLPDHCEDHAKCMARVALDMMDMAKNVKMGSNPVQITIGIHSGEVVTGVIGNRVPRYCLFGNTVNLTSRTETTGVPGRINVSEETYRLLCLAINQDDSFHLEYRGPVIMKGKPTPMDCWFLTRATSSILGGTSSTAGGGGGGNGSLDSPLLQPTTPTAGGTPIGGTQRVAGHASVSRTSSSSGAGAAGGT